Proteins from one Niallia circulans genomic window:
- a CDS encoding FAD-dependent oxidoreductase, whose product MKEHQSLWKESVKLPTFPKLSADEETEICIVGGGITGLTAAYLLGRQGHQVVLLEADTVMSGTTGYTTAKITAQHGLIYDELLNNMGLEKAKLYYEANKNAMEFIKILAEELDIDCGLEKHDAILYAVTDEYAEKVKKEHAAYQKIGIDCELVNSIPLPIPIKAALVMKDQYQFHPLQFFKQLIKKFENVQIFENTTATDVEENQQEKVSVITRDGLKVHADKVISASHFPFYDANGFYFARMYPERSYIVAVEETNEYPGGMYYSADTPTRSLRPVTHDGKKHILISGDSHKTGQDEDTARHYEALKEFGQNVLKTDKVAYEWSAQDLITLDKVPYVGCIKKGHDSVFVATGYRKWGMTNGAAASLLLADLVMNKQNPYEKLYTPSRFYSDPSLRKFISINLDVAKHLIGGKLQAVNQEKELSLDEASILRINGKKVGCYKDQDGTVHMVDTTCTHLGCEVAWNNGEKTWDCPCHGSRFSYDGDVLEGPADEPLKKYQ is encoded by the coding sequence ATGAAGGAACATCAATCATTATGGAAAGAGTCAGTAAAGTTACCAACATTCCCAAAGCTTTCTGCTGATGAGGAAACAGAGATTTGTATTGTTGGTGGAGGAATTACTGGATTGACAGCAGCTTATTTGCTCGGCAGACAAGGTCATCAAGTTGTACTGCTTGAAGCAGATACAGTAATGAGTGGTACAACAGGCTACACAACAGCGAAAATTACTGCACAACACGGACTGATTTATGATGAGCTGCTAAATAATATGGGATTAGAAAAAGCTAAACTATATTACGAAGCAAATAAGAATGCGATGGAATTTATTAAAATTTTGGCAGAAGAACTGGATATAGACTGCGGACTGGAAAAGCATGATGCAATTTTGTATGCTGTGACAGATGAATATGCAGAAAAAGTGAAGAAGGAACATGCCGCATATCAAAAAATCGGCATAGATTGTGAGCTAGTAAACTCTATTCCACTTCCCATCCCGATTAAAGCAGCATTAGTAATGAAGGATCAATATCAATTTCACCCATTACAGTTTTTCAAACAATTAATAAAGAAATTCGAAAATGTGCAGATTTTTGAAAACACGACAGCTACAGATGTTGAGGAAAATCAACAAGAAAAAGTTTCAGTTATTACTCGAGATGGCCTTAAGGTACATGCCGATAAGGTTATCAGTGCCTCCCACTTTCCATTTTATGATGCAAACGGCTTTTATTTTGCCCGAATGTATCCAGAAAGGTCATATATTGTGGCAGTGGAAGAAACGAATGAGTATCCTGGCGGAATGTACTATAGCGCTGATACACCTACAAGATCGCTGCGCCCTGTTACACATGACGGTAAAAAGCACATCTTAATAAGTGGCGACAGTCATAAAACAGGACAAGACGAAGATACAGCAAGGCATTATGAAGCGCTCAAGGAATTCGGGCAAAATGTACTAAAAACAGATAAGGTTGCTTACGAATGGTCAGCCCAAGACTTAATCACACTTGATAAAGTCCCGTATGTTGGTTGTATTAAAAAAGGCCATGACTCTGTATTTGTGGCAACAGGTTATCGGAAATGGGGGATGACGAACGGTGCAGCAGCATCCCTTTTGCTTGCTGATTTGGTAATGAATAAACAAAATCCTTATGAGAAATTGTATACACCCTCCCGCTTCTATTCGGACCCGAGCTTACGCAAATTTATAAGTATTAACTTAGATGTAGCAAAGCATTTGATTGGCGGTAAGCTCCAAGCTGTTAATCAAGAAAAGGAATTATCCCTTGATGAAGCTTCCATTCTGCGTATCAACGGCAAAAAGGTCGGTTGTTACAAGGACCAAGACGGCACTGTTCATATGGTCGATACAACATGTACCCATCTTGGATGTGAGGTAGCTTGGAACAATGGCGAAAAAACCTGGGATTGCCCGTGTCACGGCTCGAGATTTTCTTATGATGGAGATGTTTTAGAGGGACCGGCAGACGAACCTTTAAAAAAATATCAATAA
- the htpG gene encoding molecular chaperone HtpG, whose translation METKEFKAESKRLLEMMINSIYSQREVFLRELISNASDAIDKIYYRALSDDAITFHKEDYYIKIKADKQNRTLTITDSGIGMTKEELENNLGTIAKSGSLAFKNETELKDGHDIIGQFGVGFYAAFMVADVVTVTTKSLDSNLAYKWQSKGADGYTIEEAVKEQVGTEIVLTLKENSEEDRYDEFLDEHRLKQIIKKYSDFIRYPIKMDVSISAPSQEDSGEFAEFEEEQTINSMVPIWRKNKSELTDEDYERFYEDKRYGFDKPLTHIHVSVDGAIRYNAILYVPEKAPFDYYSKEYEKGVELYSNGVLIMEKCADLLPDYFSFVKGLVDSEDLSLNISREMLQHDRQLKKIEKNITKKIKGQLKTLLKDEREKYEAFYQSFGRQLKFGVYNDFGANKEMLEDLLLFYSSKEKKLVSLDEYVANMADDQKYIYYATGESIERINKLPQTELVADEGYEILYFTDDIDEFAIKMLRVYKDKEFKSVSASDLGINVDDKETTETGEEVKPLLQFMKDALNGKVKDVKISTRLKSHPVCLSTEGEITIEMEKILNAMPDSQGVTADKVLEINTSHEVFQSLKTAFAQDNDKLTLYTNLLYNQALLIEGLPIEDPVEFTNNICKIMG comes from the coding sequence ATGGAAACAAAGGAATTCAAAGCCGAATCAAAAAGGCTTCTCGAAATGATGATTAACTCTATTTACTCACAAAGAGAGGTATTTTTAAGAGAACTGATTTCTAATGCAAGTGATGCCATTGATAAAATCTATTACAGGGCATTATCAGATGATGCAATAACCTTCCATAAAGAAGATTACTATATAAAGATTAAAGCAGATAAACAAAACCGGACATTAACGATAACGGACAGTGGCATCGGTATGACAAAAGAAGAGTTGGAGAATAACTTAGGAACAATTGCCAAAAGCGGGTCTCTTGCCTTTAAGAATGAAACAGAGCTTAAAGACGGCCATGATATCATCGGCCAGTTTGGTGTAGGTTTCTATGCTGCCTTTATGGTTGCAGATGTTGTTACTGTTACTACAAAATCTCTGGACAGCAATCTTGCCTACAAATGGCAATCAAAGGGTGCTGACGGCTACACAATAGAAGAAGCTGTTAAGGAACAAGTCGGAACGGAAATAGTGTTAACTTTAAAGGAAAACAGTGAGGAAGACCGTTATGACGAGTTTTTAGACGAGCATCGATTAAAACAAATTATCAAAAAATACTCCGATTTTATTCGTTACCCTATTAAAATGGATGTCTCTATTTCTGCTCCAAGCCAGGAGGACTCTGGAGAATTTGCTGAGTTTGAGGAAGAACAAACGATTAACAGCATGGTGCCGATTTGGAGAAAAAACAAAAGTGAACTAACAGATGAAGATTATGAGCGCTTCTATGAGGATAAACGGTATGGGTTTGATAAGCCGTTAACACATATTCATGTGAGCGTGGATGGGGCAATCCGCTATAATGCTATATTGTATGTACCAGAGAAGGCACCATTTGATTATTATTCAAAGGAATATGAAAAAGGTGTAGAGCTGTATTCTAACGGTGTGCTGATTATGGAAAAATGTGCCGATCTGCTGCCAGATTATTTCAGCTTTGTAAAAGGGCTTGTTGATTCAGAGGATCTGTCCTTAAATATTTCCAGAGAGATGCTTCAGCATGACAGACAGCTGAAAAAAATAGAAAAAAACATCACAAAAAAAATTAAAGGCCAATTGAAAACATTGTTAAAGGACGAGCGGGAAAAATACGAAGCATTTTATCAATCATTTGGCAGACAACTGAAATTCGGAGTCTATAATGACTTTGGTGCAAATAAAGAAATGCTGGAGGATTTACTGCTGTTTTATTCTTCAAAGGAGAAAAAGCTCGTTTCTTTAGATGAATATGTTGCAAATATGGCAGACGATCAAAAATATATATACTATGCAACAGGTGAATCTATTGAAAGAATTAATAAACTTCCGCAAACAGAGCTTGTCGCTGACGAGGGCTACGAGATTCTGTATTTCACTGATGATATAGATGAATTTGCGATTAAGATGCTTCGTGTCTATAAAGACAAAGAATTCAAATCTGTCTCTGCAAGCGACCTTGGTATTAATGTCGATGATAAGGAAACGACAGAAACAGGGGAAGAAGTTAAACCATTACTGCAGTTTATGAAGGATGCCCTAAACGGCAAGGTGAAGGATGTCAAAATATCAACAAGATTAAAATCTCATCCAGTTTGTCTTTCGACAGAAGGCGAAATAACGATTGAAATGGAGAAAATCCTTAACGCGATGCCTGACAGTCAAGGTGTGACAGCCGATAAAGTGCTTGAAATCAATACAAGCCATGAAGTATTCCAATCATTAAAAACAGCATTTGCACAGGATAACGATAAGCTAACATTGTATACAAATCTATTATACAATCAAGCATTACTTATTGAAGGACTTCCAATTGAGGATCCAGTGGAATTTACTAATAATATCTGCAAAATTATGGGGTAG
- a CDS encoding catalase: MKELRCLEEKMNEPTGEDLLTNRQGHPVTDNQNVRTVGNRGPTTLENYDFLEKITHFDRERIPERVVHARGAGAHGYFESYGTVGDEPISKYTRAKLFQEKGKQTPLFVRFSTVVHGLHSPETLRDPRGFAIKFYTEDGNWDLVGNNLKIFFIRDPLKFPDMVHSFKPDPVTNLSDPERMFDFLALTPESMHMITFLFSPWGIPANYRQMQGSGVHAYKWVNEEGKGVLVKYHWEPKQGIKNLTQKEADELQGKNYSHATQDLYEAIEKGDYPEWELFVQIMEDGEHPELDFDPLDPTKLWYKDDFPWLPVGKMVLNKNPENYFTEVEQVAFGTGVIVDGMDFSDDKLLQGRTFSYSDTQRHRVGTNYLQLPINKPKKHVATNQEGGQMDFRTDFGKHQNPHINYEPSVIGGLKEAENPGKEHEPYVEGEVKREKISRENNFGQAGETYRRFSDFEREELISNLSSALAACRKEIQTKMVDMLTQCDEDYGKRISEAIKKITETRVDQMEEAVQSAKDVSHPSDPY, translated from the coding sequence TTGGGAATAGAGGCCCGACTACATTGGAAAACTATGATTTCTTAGAAAAAATTACACACTTTGATCGTGAAAGAATCCCTGAAAGGGTTGTTCACGCAAGAGGTGCTGGGGCGCATGGGTATTTTGAGTCATATGGTACTGTCGGGGATGAACCTATTTCCAAATATACAAGGGCAAAGCTTTTCCAAGAAAAAGGCAAACAAACACCATTGTTCGTGCGTTTTTCAACAGTTGTCCATGGTCTTCATTCTCCAGAAACGTTAAGAGATCCACGAGGATTTGCGATTAAGTTTTATACAGAGGATGGCAACTGGGATTTAGTCGGAAATAACTTAAAGATTTTCTTTATCCGTGACCCGCTGAAATTTCCTGATATGGTTCATTCGTTTAAACCAGACCCTGTTACAAACCTGTCAGATCCAGAAAGAATGTTTGACTTTCTTGCGTTGACACCTGAATCGATGCATATGATTACATTCTTGTTTTCGCCATGGGGGATTCCTGCGAATTACCGCCAAATGCAAGGTTCTGGTGTTCATGCCTATAAATGGGTGAACGAAGAGGGAAAAGGTGTTCTTGTGAAATACCATTGGGAGCCAAAACAAGGCATCAAGAACTTAACGCAAAAAGAAGCAGATGAGCTTCAAGGAAAGAACTACAGCCATGCAACACAGGATTTATATGAAGCGATTGAAAAAGGCGATTATCCGGAATGGGAGCTATTTGTACAAATCATGGAGGATGGAGAGCATCCAGAGTTGGATTTTGATCCACTTGATCCGACAAAGCTTTGGTATAAAGACGATTTCCCTTGGCTTCCAGTCGGAAAGATGGTTTTGAACAAGAATCCGGAAAACTACTTTACAGAAGTAGAGCAAGTTGCATTCGGTACAGGTGTAATCGTGGATGGAATGGACTTTTCTGATGACAAGCTTCTTCAAGGAAGAACCTTCTCCTACTCTGATACACAGCGACACAGAGTCGGAACAAACTATCTGCAATTACCAATCAATAAGCCGAAAAAGCATGTTGCGACAAATCAGGAAGGCGGGCAAATGGACTTCCGTACAGATTTTGGAAAACATCAAAATCCACATATTAATTATGAGCCATCTGTTATCGGCGGCTTAAAAGAAGCGGAAAATCCAGGCAAAGAGCATGAGCCCTATGTGGAAGGCGAAGTGAAACGGGAAAAAATCTCTCGTGAAAATAATTTCGGACAGGCTGGCGAAACATACAGACGCTTTTCTGATTTTGAAAGAGAGGAGCTCATTAGTAACCTATCTTCCGCACTTGCTGCTTGTCGTAAGGAAATCCAAACAAAAATGGTCGATATGCTGACACAATGCGATGAAGATTACGGGAAAAGAATTTCAGAAGCAATCAAGAAAATAACGGAAACAAGAGTCGATCAAATGGAAGAGGCTGTGCAATCAGCTAAGGATGTTTCCCATCCATCTGATCCATACTAA